The Streptomyces sp. NBC_00510 genomic interval GCCTCGTGGGGTACGGCGTCGGCGGTCCTGGTCGCCCCGGGCGCGTCAGTCGCCATGGGGGTGACCGGTCTCGGGGCGGGGCGGGGCACAGGCCCCCGGGGCGCGCGGAATCAGCATGGGGACTCCTCGGAACCATCCCCGTATCCGGCCCACGGCGGCTCTTCCGTGACGACGGGGATCACGCCCTCGATCGTGGCGTCGCCGCGCGGGACGCGTCCAAGACCGCCTTCCTATCGCTTGATCGAAGGCCTCTATCGATCCGCCCAGGCTCGCGCCGGGAAGTTCATCCGCCGTGGCCCTAACGGACCGCGCGCACCTTGGAGATCAGCAGTCCGCCGAGCAGCGTGACGAGCGCGGTCGCGAGGTACAGGCCGGTGTAGCCGCCCAGGTGGGCGATGACGGGGGCGGCGACGGCGGGGGCGAGCACCTGGGGGCCGGAGTTGGCGATGTTGATGACGCCGAGGTCCTTGGCCCGGTTCTCGGCGGCCGGGAGGACCTGGGTCACCAGGGCCTGGTCCACGGCCAGGTAGATCCCGAAGCCGGCGCCCAGCACCGCGGCCGCGGCCATGGCGGCGGGCCAGGTGTGGACGCAGGCCAGCAGGACCGCGCCGAGGGCCATGACGACGGCGCAGAGCCGGACGAAGCCCTTGCGGCGGCCGGCCCGGTCGGAGAGCACGCCCACCGGGACGGCGGTGAGCGTCGCGCACAGGGTGTAGATCAGGGTGAGGACCAGTACGCCGGTGTCGGGGTCCTCGAGGCCGACCGAGTCGGTGAGGTAGTAGAGCAGGTACAGCGTGCCCATCGCGTTGCCCAGGTTGATCAGGAAGCGGGTCAGCCAGGCCCAGCCGAAGTCCGGGTGGCGGCGCGGGCTCACCCACAGGCCGGCGACCAGGCGCCGCGGGTCGAGGGGCGGACGCAGCGCGCGGGGCAGCGCGGGTTCGCCGAAGCGGAGCACGAAGGGCAGCGCGAGGACGACGGTCAGCAGCGCGATCGTCGCGTAGCCCGAGGCGACCCCGGTCACCACGGTGGTCGTGACGACGGCGCCGATGACCAGGCCGAGGGACTGGGTGATGCCGGTCCACCCGGAGACCTCGGCGCGCTGGGCGACCGGCACCCGGTCGGCGATGGGCGTGGTGACCCCGGCGAGCATGGCGTTGAGCCCGGCCTGGGCGAGGCACCAGCCGAGGGCCACGCCGAGGACGGTGTGCTGACCGGACGTGACCAGCAGTCCCGCCGCCCCGGCCAGCGCGCCGCCGACGATCCACGGCCGGCGGCGCCCGAAGCGGGAGGCCGTCCGGTCGGACAGGGCGCCGGCCACGGGGTTGGCGACCATCGCGACCAACGCGCCGGCGCCGGTCACCCAGGACAGCGCCGTGTGCTTCCCGGCCGGGTCGATGTGTTCCAGCTGCAGCGGCAGCAGGATCTGGATCGGGGTCATGAAGGCCATGAAGACGGCCAGCGTGGCCAGGCTGAGCAGGGCGGTCCAGGCCGGACGGACCCGGGCGACCGGTTCGGCCGACAGGGTGTCCGGGGTGTGGGCGGCGTCCTCACCGGTGTGGCGCATGCGGTTCCCCCTGCAGCACCCGAGAACATGAGGTCATCTCATGTTCGCGCGAGTGTAGTGCCGGGCCGGCGGGCCGCCAAGGGATACGGGCGAATCAGGGCGCGGTGCGGCGTGCCTGCGCGATGAGCTCCCGGTACCAGTGGTACGAGGCCTTCGGTGTCCGCCGCTGGGTCGCGTAGTCGACGTGGACGAGCCCGAAGCGCTGGTGGTAGCCCTCGGCCCATTCGAAGTTGTCCAGCAGCGACCAGGTGAAGTAGCCGCGGACGTCGACCCCGCGGGCGTGCGCGGTCTCGACGGCCTCGATGTGGGTGCGCAGGTAGTCGATGCGGGCCTCGTCCCGGACCTCGCCGTCTGCCGAGGGGTGGTCGGCCTGGGAGCAGCCGTTCTCGGTGATCCAGACGGGCGGGAGCGCGGCCCCGTACCGCGCGTCGAGACCGGTGAGCAGTTCGGTGAGGCCTTCCGGCACCACCGGCCAGCCGAAGGCGGTGCGCGGGTACGGGAGGCCCGGGACGGCCGCGTCCGGTTCCAGGATGTCGAAGGGCAGGCCGGCCTCCGCCGAGGGGGTGGCGATCCATGTGGGGTTGTAGTAGTTGACGCCCAGGCCGTCGAGGGGTGCGGCGACCACCGCGAGGTCGCCCTCGTGGACCACGCCGCCCCACGTCGGGTCGGTCAGCCCGTACGCGGACAGGTCGGGGTAGCCACCGAGCAGCAGCGGGTCGGTGAACAGCCGGTTGTGCAGGGCGTCGTAGGCCGCGGCGGCGGCGTGGTCGGCGTCGGTGGCGCCCTCGCGGGTCCGCACCGGGGTGCAGTTGTTGGCGATCAGCACCTGCGCGGGGACGGCGGCGTGCGCGCGCAGCGCGGCGGTGGCGAGCCCGTGCCCGAGCAGCTGGTGGTGGGCGACGGGCAGCGCCTCCAGCATCAGGGCGCGGCCGGGGGCGTGGGTGCCGAAGGCGTAGCCGAACACCATGTGGACGAAGGGCTCGTTGAGGGTGATCCAGCGCGTGACCCGGTCACCGAGGCGCCCGGCGACGACGGCCGCGTACTCGGCGAAGTGGCGGGCCGTGTCCCGGTTCAGCCAGCCGCCCTCGTCCTCCAGCGCCTGCGGGAGGTCCCAGTGGAAGAGGGTCGGCGTGGGGGTGATGCCGGCCGCGAGGAGTTCGTCCACCAGGCGGTCGTAGAAGCCGAGTCCGCGCGGCTCGACGCGGCCCCGGCCCTCCGGCAGGACGCGCGGCCAGGAGATCGAGAAGCGGTAGGCGTCGAGCCCGAGGCCTTTCATCAGCGCCACGTCCGCGGTGTGGCGGTGGTAGTGGTCGCAGGCGACCTCACCGGTGTGGCCGTCGCGGATCGCGCCGGGCCGGGCGCTGAAGGTGTCCCACACGGACGCCCCCTTGCCGTCCTCGGCGACGGCGCCCTCGATCTGGTACGCGGCGGTGGACGCACCCCAGCTGAAGGAGGCGGGAAGCGGGGACATCGGGATCCTCTCCTCTGCGGAACGCGATGAACATGAGGAATGCTCATGTTGGATCTCGCCAACGTACACCCGATCCGGCAGAGTGGGACCATGCAGGCACGTGCGAACCCGTCCGGTCCCCTCCGCCGCCGCCCCGTGCAGCAGCGCAGCCAGGAACGTTTCGACCGGATCCTGGACGCCTGCGCACACCTGCTGGACGAGGTCGGCTACACGGCGCTCACCACCAAGGAGGTGGCCCGGCGCGCGGAGGTCCCGATCGGGACGCTGTACCAGTTCTTCCCCGGCGTCGACGGGCTGCTCGGCGCGCTGGCCGGACGGAACCTGGGGCACTTCGCCGACCGGCTCGCCCGCCGGGTGGAGGCCGAACGCCCGCCGCGGATCGGGGCGATGGTGGACCTGGCGATCGAGGAGTACGTCGCGATGCGCCGCGCCGTACCGGGCTTCGGCGTGGTGGACTTCGGGGCGATCGGCCGCGAGGACCCCCGCAGCGTCCACCTCCTCGACGCGGTGCTGGAGAACAACGCGGCCGTCGCCGACCGGCTCTGGTTCCTCGTCGGCGGGCTGCTCGGCGACCAGGACCAGGCCGCCGCGCGCGTGCGGCTGCACGTCGCCCTCGAGTCCGCCGACGCGGTCCTCCGACTCGCCTTCCGCCGGGACCCCGAGGGCGATCCGGTGCTCATCGCCGAGTGCAAGCGGCTGCTGCGGGGCTACCTCGGAGGCTGACGGACACGCCGGAGCCCCGTGGTGCCGTCAGGGGGCGTCACGGGGCTCCGGTGCGTGCTGCCGGCCGGTTGGTGTGCCGGGGTCAGCCCTTGCGGGCGGTGACCTCCGCGGTCAGCTGCGGTACGACCTGGAACAGGTCACCGACCACGCCGTAGTCGACCAGCTCGAAGATCGGCGCCTCCGGGTCCTTGTTCACCGCCACGATCGTCTTCGAGGTCTGCATACCCGCCCGGTGCTGGATCGCACCCGAGATACCCGCCGCGATGTACAACTGCGGCGACACCGACTTACCCGTCTGACCCACCTGATTGGTGTGCGGATACCAACCCGCGTCCACCGCCGCACGCGACGCACCCACCGCCGCACCCAGCGAGTCCGCCAGCGCCTCGATCACCACGAAGTTCTCCGCACCATTGACACCCCGACCACCGGACACCACGATCGCCGCCTCGGTCAGATCCGGACGCCCCGTCGCCTCCCGCGGCGTACGCGCCACCACCTTCGTACCCGTGGCCAGCGCACCGAAGACCACCGCCAACTCCTCCACCGCACCCCCGGCCGAAACAGCCTCCACCGGCGCCGAGTTCGGCTTCACCGTGATCACCGGCACGCCGGTCGTGACCCGCGACTTCGTCGTGAACGACGCCGCGAACGCCGACTGCGTAGCCACCGGCCCCTGCTCACCGGCCACCACATCCACCGCGTCGGTGATGATGCCCGACCCCAACCGCAACGCCAGCCGCGCCGCGACCTCCTTGCCCTCACCCGAGGACGGCACCAGCACCGCCACCGGACTCACCACACGCACGGCCGCCTCCAGCGCATCCACCTTCGGCACCACCAGATACTGCCCGAACTCCCCAGCCTCATTGACCAGCACCCGGGTCGCACCATGCTCACCCAGCACACCCGCCGCCGCACCGGCACCCGCACCCAGCGCCACCGCCACCGGCTCACCCAGCCGACGCGCGATCGTCAGCAACTCCAGCGTCGGCTTGCGGACCGCACCATCCACATGATCGACATAAACCAGGACTTCACCCATGGGACTACCTACTCCTGCGCACTCGATGAAAGGGGGCTTCAGATGAACTTCTGGCTCGCGAGGAACTCCGCGAGCTGCTTGCCGCCCTCGCCCTCGTCCTTCACGATCACACCGGCCGTCCGCGGCGGACGCGCCACCGCCTCATCCACCGTCGACCACGCACCCGCCAGACCCACCTGCCCCTCCTCGACACCCAGGTCGGACAGATCCAGGGACTCCACCGGCTTCTTCTTCGCCGCCATGATCCCCTTGAACGACGGATACCGCGCCTCACCCGACTGATCCGTCACCGACACCAACGCCGGCAACGACGCCTCAAGCTGCTCACTGGCGGTGTCACCATCCCGGCGACCGGACACCACACCACCCTCGACCTTCACCTCCGACAGCAACGTCACCTGCGGCACACCCAACCGCTCCGCCAGCAAAGCCGGCACCACACCCGCCGTCCCATCGGTGGACGCCATCCCCGTCACCACCAGATCGAACCCCGCATGCTCGACCGCCTTCGCCAGCACCAGCGACGTCCCCATCACATCACTGCCGTGCAAACCGTCGTCCTCGACATGGACCGCCCTGTCCGCACCCATCGACAACGCCTTGCGCAACGCGTCCTTCGCATCCTCCGGACCCACCGTCACCACGGTCACCTCGGCGTCACCCACCGCCTCCGCGATCTGCAGCGCCTGCTCCACCGCATACTCGTCCAGCTCCGACAGCAGACCATCCACCGCATCCCGATCCGTGGTCAGATCCCCCGCAAAGTGACGATCACCCGTGGCATCAGGCACGTACTTCACTGCGACAACGATCCTCAAGCTCACTTGATGTCCCTCCACACTCTCGGTTTGCTGATTACGGCAGGTTGCGGGCCATGACGATGCGCTGGACCTGGTTGGTGCCCTCGTAGATCTGGGTGATCTTGGCGTCGCGCATCATCCGCTCCACCGGGTAGTCCCGCGTGTACCCGTAACCACCGAGCAGCTGCACCGCGTCCGTGGTGATCTCCATCGCCGCGTCCGACGCGTAGCACTTGGCCGCCGCACCGAAGAACGTCAGGTCCGCGTCCGAACGCTCCGACTTCGCCGCCGCCGCGTACGTGAGCTGCCGCGCCGCCTCCAGCTTCATCGCCATGTCCGCCAGCATGAACTGGATGCCCTGGAACTCGGCAATCGCCTTGCCGAACTGCTTGCGCTCCTTGACGTAGCCCTTGGCGTAGTCGAGCGCGCCCTGCGCGATGCCGATGGCCTGCGCGGCGATCGTCACCCGCGTGTGGTCCAGGGTGCGCATCGCCGTGGCGAAGCCCGTGCCCTCCGCGCCGATCATCCGGTCCGCGGGGATCCGCACGTTGTCGAAGTAGACCTCGCGGGTGGGCGACCCCTTGATGCCCAGCTTCTTCTCCGGGGCGCCGAAGGACACGCCCTCGTCGCCCTTCTCCACCACGAAGGCCGATATGCCCTTGGAGCGCTTCTCCGGGTCGGTCACGGCCATGACGGTGTAGAACTCGCTCACGCCCGCGTTGGTGATCCACCGCTTGACGCCGTTGAGCACCCAGAAGTCCCCGTCGCGCACCGCGCGCGTCTTCATCCCCGCCGCGTCCGAGCCGGCCTCCGGCTCCGACAGGCAGTACGAGAACATCCCCTCGCCACGCGCCAGCGCCCCGAGGTACTTGGCCTTCAGCTCCTGCGAGCCCGACAGCTGCACCGGCAGCGAGCCCAGCTTGTTCACCGCCGGGATCAGGGAGGAGGAGGCGCACACCCGCGCCACCTCCTCGATGACGATCACCGTCGACAGGGCGTCCGCACCCGCGCCACCGAAGGCCTCCGGCACGTGCACCGCGTGCAGGTCGTTCGCCTCCAGCGCGTCCCGCGCCTCCTGGGGGAACCGCCCGAGCTCGTCCACCTCGGCCGCGAACGGCGCGATCTTCGCCTCGGCCAGCGAACGCACCGCGTCCCGGAGCATGTCGTGCTCCTCCGACGTCCGGAAGAGGTCGAAATTGTCACTCACGTCCGTTACTCCAGTCCGCGTCAGCTTCCATGGCATCGAGTACCCTCAATTATGCACACTCAGTGCCATCGATCGACTGACCCCCGGTGTTAGGTTCGCCTCCATGACCACGAAGCCCCCGATGCGGGACGCCCTCGTCGCAGCGGCCTTCCAGCTCTTCCTCGAACGCGGCTACGAGGCGACGACGATCGACGACATCGTCGCCCTCGCCGGCGTCGGGCGCCGGTCGTTCTTCCGCTACTTCCCCTCCAAGGAGGACGTGGTCTTCCCCGACCACGAGGGCGCGCTCGCCGACATGACCCGTTTCCTGGAGGCCAGCGCCGACACGGACGACCCGGTGACGCGGGTCTGCGACGCGGCCCGCCTGGTGCTCACCATGTACGCCGAGAACCCGACCTTCTCCGTGCAGCGCTACCGCCTCACCAAGCAGGTGCCCGGGCTGCGGGCGTACGAACTCTCGGTCGTGTGGCGCTACGAGCGCGCGATCGCCGACTACCTCGGGGCCCGCTACGCGGACCGCCCCGACGGCAAGCTCCGGGCCGACGTGATCGCGGCGGCCGTGGTCGCCGCCCACAACAACGGCCTGCGCACATGGCTGCGTTCCGGCGCGGAGGGCGACGCCGGCGCGGCCGTGGACCACGCGATGGAGTTCGTCCGCGCCGCCTGGAACGGGGACGGCGCCGCCCGGCAGGGCACCCCGGAGGCGGAGGACGACGTGGTGATCGTGATCACCAAGCGGCGGACGCCCATGTGGCGGGTCGTCCGGGAGATCGAGGCGGGTCTGACGGAGGAGGGCTCCCCCACGTAAGGCACTCAGTGCCTTTTCAAAGTGCACTCAGTGCCATATCGTGTGCGCCATGAATGACCGGACTCTCGACGCGCACGACGAATCGGTTGACGGCGGGCTGCTGGTCCAGCGCTGCCGTTGGTGCGGCAACACCGCCTTCCAGCGCCTCCTCTGTCCCACCTGCGCCTCCACGGAGCTCGACGAGGTGCGCAGCGACGGTACGGGGGTGATCGTCCGCTCGATGCGGGACGCCTCCCTCGTCGACCTCTCCGAGGGGTTCTCGGTACGGGGCCGGATCGTCGGCGCCTTGCCGATGCAGGTGCGCAGCGGCGCGCGCGTGCGGGTGGCCCGGACGGAGCGCGCCGATGCGGGCGAGCTCGTCTTCGAACTCTGCGAGCCGCCGGTGTCCCCGTACACCTGGTAGTCGCCCCGGCCCCGCGACGCGCCACCGGCCGGGCCCCCGACGGGCCGGTCCCGTGGGTCAGTTGTGCTCGGGGTGCTGGTACTGCCGGGACTGCAGCAGGTACATCTCGCGGAAGTCGCCCGTGCCCGCGCCCGGCCGCATCAGGTCGGCGAAGGCGCCGTGCTCGACGACGCGTCCCCCGTCCAGGACGTAGATCACGTCGGCGTGGCGGACGCTGTGCAGGCGGTGCGTGATCAGGACGACGGTCTGCCCGTCGGCGGCGAGCTCCCGGATGAGGTCGAAGACCCGCTGCTCGGCCTGGGCGTCCAGGGCGCTGGTCGGCTCGTCGACGATGAGGATCCGGGCGTCGCGGTACTGGGCCCGGCTGAGCTGGAGCCGCTGCCACTGGCCGCCGGATATCTCGTGACCGCCCTTGTACCCGCGGCCCAGCAGGGTGTCCCAGCCGCGGGGCAGGCCCGCGACGACCTCGTCGGCGCCGGAGTAGCGGGCGGCGGCGTCCAGGCGCTCGTCCGTCAGGAGGGCGTCGGGGCGGCCGATCCCGACGTTGACCCGCGCGGTGAACGGCCAGCGGTAGGCGTCCTGCGAGACCAGGGCGATCCGGTCGGTGATCTGCCGCCGGTCGGCCTCGGCCGCGTCGACGCCGTCCCAGCGGATCCGTCCGGAGTCCGGCGTGTAGAGCCCGCACAGCAGCTTGGCCAGGGTGGTCTTGCCGCTGCCGTTGCGTCCGACGAGGGCGACGACCTGGCCGATGGGGATGGTGACGTCGACCTCGCACAGGGCCGGCGGCCGCACGAGCGGGGTGCCGGGCGCCGCGGCGGCGGTGACCGGGTAGCTGAAGGTCACCTTCTCGAAGCGGACGGCCTCGACCCGCTCCGGCAGGTCGAGCCCGCCGCGCGGGATCACCCGGCGGTCCGCCTCGGCGCACAGCCGCTCCAGGTCGGCGACGAACAGCGCCTCCTCGTGCAGGTAGCCGAGTTGGACGACGAGCCGGTCCAGGGCGGAGGACCCGGTGCGGATGGCGATCACCGCCGTGCCGGCCACGGACAGCCCCATGGCCCCGCTCCACAGCAGCGCGCCCAGTGCGCCGTACGTGGCCGCCGTCGCCACCCCGGTCCACGCCGAGGCGACCAGTCCGGTGCGCGCCGCGAGCCGCGCGAGCCGGGTCTGCTCCCGCTCGCCGTTCTCGGCCATCGCCCTGAAGTGCCCCAGCAGGAACGGCCCGAGGTCGTGGACGCGGACCTCGGGCGCCGCCTGCGTCTCGATCAGCAGGCGTCCCAGCAGCTGCCCGGCGCGGGCGTGCTGCACCCAGTTGTGGAAGGAGATGTACCGGCGGCGGGCGATGGTGAGCGCGCTCCAGGCACTGGGCAGGGTCATCACCGCCAGCAGCGGGAGCAGCCCG includes:
- a CDS encoding TetR family transcriptional regulator; protein product: MQARANPSGPLRRRPVQQRSQERFDRILDACAHLLDEVGYTALTTKEVARRAEVPIGTLYQFFPGVDGLLGALAGRNLGHFADRLARRVEAERPPRIGAMVDLAIEEYVAMRRAVPGFGVVDFGAIGREDPRSVHLLDAVLENNAAVADRLWFLVGGLLGDQDQAAARVRLHVALESADAVLRLAFRRDPEGDPVLIAECKRLLRGYLGG
- a CDS encoding GH1 family beta-glucosidase; protein product: MSPLPASFSWGASTAAYQIEGAVAEDGKGASVWDTFSARPGAIRDGHTGEVACDHYHRHTADVALMKGLGLDAYRFSISWPRVLPEGRGRVEPRGLGFYDRLVDELLAAGITPTPTLFHWDLPQALEDEGGWLNRDTARHFAEYAAVVAGRLGDRVTRWITLNEPFVHMVFGYAFGTHAPGRALMLEALPVAHHQLLGHGLATAALRAHAAVPAQVLIANNCTPVRTREGATDADHAAAAAYDALHNRLFTDPLLLGGYPDLSAYGLTDPTWGGVVHEGDLAVVAAPLDGLGVNYYNPTWIATPSAEAGLPFDILEPDAAVPGLPYPRTAFGWPVVPEGLTELLTGLDARYGAALPPVWITENGCSQADHPSADGEVRDEARIDYLRTHIEAVETAHARGVDVRGYFTWSLLDNFEWAEGYHQRFGLVHVDYATQRRTPKASYHWYRELIAQARRTAP
- a CDS encoding MFS transporter, whose amino-acid sequence is MRHTGEDAAHTPDTLSAEPVARVRPAWTALLSLATLAVFMAFMTPIQILLPLQLEHIDPAGKHTALSWVTGAGALVAMVANPVAGALSDRTASRFGRRRPWIVGGALAGAAGLLVTSGQHTVLGVALGWCLAQAGLNAMLAGVTTPIADRVPVAQRAEVSGWTGITQSLGLVIGAVVTTTVVTGVASGYATIALLTVVLALPFVLRFGEPALPRALRPPLDPRRLVAGLWVSPRRHPDFGWAWLTRFLINLGNAMGTLYLLYYLTDSVGLEDPDTGVLVLTLIYTLCATLTAVPVGVLSDRAGRRKGFVRLCAVVMALGAVLLACVHTWPAAMAAAAVLGAGFGIYLAVDQALVTQVLPAAENRAKDLGVINIANSGPQVLAPAVAAPVIAHLGGYTGLYLATALVTLLGGLLISKVRAVR
- a CDS encoding electron transfer flavoprotein subunit beta/FixA family protein translates to MSLRIVVAVKYVPDATGDRHFAGDLTTDRDAVDGLLSELDEYAVEQALQIAEAVGDAEVTVVTVGPEDAKDALRKALSMGADRAVHVEDDGLHGSDVMGTSLVLAKAVEHAGFDLVVTGMASTDGTAGVVPALLAERLGVPQVTLLSEVKVEGGVVSGRRDGDTASEQLEASLPALVSVTDQSGEARYPSFKGIMAAKKKPVESLDLSDLGVEEGQVGLAGAWSTVDEAVARPPRTAGVIVKDEGEGGKQLAEFLASQKFI
- a CDS encoding acyl-CoA dehydrogenase family protein, whose translation is MSDNFDLFRTSEEHDMLRDAVRSLAEAKIAPFAAEVDELGRFPQEARDALEANDLHAVHVPEAFGGAGADALSTVIVIEEVARVCASSSLIPAVNKLGSLPVQLSGSQELKAKYLGALARGEGMFSYCLSEPEAGSDAAGMKTRAVRDGDFWVLNGVKRWITNAGVSEFYTVMAVTDPEKRSKGISAFVVEKGDEGVSFGAPEKKLGIKGSPTREVYFDNVRIPADRMIGAEGTGFATAMRTLDHTRVTIAAQAIGIAQGALDYAKGYVKERKQFGKAIAEFQGIQFMLADMAMKLEAARQLTYAAAAKSERSDADLTFFGAAAKCYASDAAMEITTDAVQLLGGYGYTRDYPVERMMRDAKITQIYEGTNQVQRIVMARNLP
- a CDS encoding TetR/AcrR family transcriptional regulator, with the protein product MTTKPPMRDALVAAAFQLFLERGYEATTIDDIVALAGVGRRSFFRYFPSKEDVVFPDHEGALADMTRFLEASADTDDPVTRVCDAARLVLTMYAENPTFSVQRYRLTKQVPGLRAYELSVVWRYERAIADYLGARYADRPDGKLRADVIAAAVVAAHNNGLRTWLRSGAEGDAGAAVDHAMEFVRAAWNGDGAARQGTPEAEDDVVIVITKRRTPMWRVVREIEAGLTEEGSPT
- a CDS encoding ABC transporter ATP-binding protein/permease, whose amino-acid sequence is MTRRKRQEAPGNPDVLAPEEVSESERLLFGGPLRYDMGWNKHDGSFLELGLRAMLRRLPQLVGTTVRLAHRADPRALRVVALAEAGRGVAQAVGLVAVNWVLARLLVPGGTAERLTGAAPALVLVAAAALTGAVLRSASTAGTGKLEPTVERAATEMYLERVARVELAAVEDDEFHKLLDSASWGAASARRMINFCSSVVNALISLVAAAGVLTVLHPGLLPLLAVMTLPSAWSALTIARRRYISFHNWVQHARAGQLLGRLLIETQAAPEVRVHDLGPFLLGHFRAMAENGEREQTRLARLAARTGLVASAWTGVATAATYGALGALLWSGAMGLSVAGTAVIAIRTGSSALDRLVVQLGYLHEEALFVADLERLCAEADRRVIPRGGLDLPERVEAVRFEKVTFSYPVTAAAAPGTPLVRPPALCEVDVTIPIGQVVALVGRNGSGKTTLAKLLCGLYTPDSGRIRWDGVDAAEADRRQITDRIALVSQDAYRWPFTARVNVGIGRPDALLTDERLDAAARYSGADEVVAGLPRGWDTLLGRGYKGGHEISGGQWQRLQLSRAQYRDARILIVDEPTSALDAQAEQRVFDLIRELAADGQTVVLITHRLHSVRHADVIYVLDGGRVVEHGAFADLMRPGAGTGDFREMYLLQSRQYQHPEHN
- a CDS encoding OB-fold domain-containing protein: MNDRTLDAHDESVDGGLLVQRCRWCGNTAFQRLLCPTCASTELDEVRSDGTGVIVRSMRDASLVDLSEGFSVRGRIVGALPMQVRSGARVRVARTERADAGELVFELCEPPVSPYTW
- a CDS encoding electron transfer flavoprotein subunit alpha/FixB family protein, whose protein sequence is MGEVLVYVDHVDGAVRKPTLELLTIARRLGEPVAVALGAGAGAAAGVLGEHGATRVLVNEAGEFGQYLVVPKVDALEAAVRVVSPVAVLVPSSGEGKEVAARLALRLGSGIITDAVDVVAGEQGPVATQSAFAASFTTKSRVTTGVPVITVKPNSAPVEAVSAGGAVEELAVVFGALATGTKVVARTPREATGRPDLTEAAIVVSGGRGVNGAENFVVIEALADSLGAAVGASRAAVDAGWYPHTNQVGQTGKSVSPQLYIAAGISGAIQHRAGMQTSKTIVAVNKDPEAPIFELVDYGVVGDLFQVVPQLTAEVTARKG